A genome region from Bacteroides stercoris ATCC 43183 includes the following:
- a CDS encoding PEP/pyruvate-binding domain-containing protein codes for MLSKFKLNQLYFKDTQFANLMTRRIFNVLLIANPYDAFMLEDDGRIDEKIFNEYTSLSLRYPPRFTQVSTCEEALSQLSSMPYDLIICMPGTGDNEGFDVARTIKGQYEHIPMVILTPFSHGITKRIANEDLSSFDYIFCWLGNTDLLVSIIKLIEDKMNLEHDVSEVGVQIILLVEDGIRFYSSILPNLYKFVLKQSQEFSTEALNAHQRTLRMRGRPKIVLARTYNEAIGIYEKYKNNILGVITDVRFPRVERGEKDALAGIKLCAAIRKEDPFVPLIIQSSESENVSYAAKYDAAFIDKNSKKMDVDLRRIVSDNFGFGDFIFRNPDTLEEIARVKNLKELQNILFAVPAESFLYHISRNHVSRWLYSRAMFPIGEFLKPITWNSLQDVDAHRKIIFEAIVKYRKMKNQGVVAVFKRDRFDRYSNFARIGDGSLGGKGRGLAFIDNMVKHHPEFDEFENARVAIPKTVVLCTDVFDEFMETNNLYQIALSDADDDVILRYFLKAKLPDRLVEDFFTFFDVVKSPIAIRSSSLLEDSHYQPFAGIYNTYMIPYLDDKYEMLRMLSDAIKGVYASVYFRDSKAYMQATSNVIDQEKMAVILQEVVGNQYGDRYYPSMSGVARSLNYYPIGDEKAEEGIVNLALGLGKYIVDGGMTLRFSPYHPNQVLQTSEMEIALKETQTRFYALDLRNAGHDFSIDDGFNLLKLHVKEAEKDGALKYIASTYDPYDQIIRDGLYPGGRKVITFANILQHDVFPLPRILQLALKYGQQEMRRPVEIEFAATMNREKDKTGTFYLLQIRPIVDSKEMLDEDLTAIPDEKLLLRSNNSLGHGIMNELQDVIYVKTDNYSASHNQEIAWEIEKLNQQFLDEGKNYVLIGPGRWGSSDTWLGIPVKWPHISAARIIVEAGLTNYRVDPSQGTHFFQNLTSFGVGYFTINAFMNDGVYNQDFLNAQPAVYESKYLRHVHFEHPITAKMDGKKKQGVVLLPS; via the coding sequence ATGCTCAGTAAGTTTAAATTAAACCAGCTCTATTTCAAAGATACGCAGTTTGCCAACCTCATGACGCGACGTATCTTCAATGTGCTTTTAATCGCCAATCCTTATGATGCTTTCATGCTGGAAGACGACGGCCGTATCGACGAAAAAATCTTTAATGAATATACTTCACTCTCCCTGCGCTATCCGCCGCGCTTTACACAGGTATCTACTTGCGAGGAAGCATTGTCCCAACTATCGTCCATGCCATACGACCTTATTATATGTATGCCGGGAACGGGAGATAATGAGGGATTTGACGTAGCGCGAACCATCAAGGGACAATACGAGCACATCCCTATGGTAATTCTGACCCCGTTCAGCCACGGCATCACCAAACGCATTGCCAACGAGGATCTCAGTTCGTTCGATTATATCTTCTGCTGGCTGGGGAACACCGACTTGCTGGTTTCCATCATCAAGCTGATAGAGGACAAGATGAATCTGGAACACGACGTCAGTGAAGTGGGCGTACAGATTATTCTTCTGGTAGAAGACGGTATCCGTTTCTACTCCTCTATCCTGCCCAATCTTTATAAATTTGTATTGAAACAGAGCCAGGAGTTTTCCACTGAAGCATTGAATGCCCACCAACGTACACTACGTATGAGAGGGCGCCCTAAAATCGTCCTTGCACGTACCTACAACGAAGCAATCGGCATATACGAAAAATACAAGAACAACATACTGGGAGTTATCACCGACGTCCGCTTCCCTCGCGTTGAACGCGGTGAGAAAGACGCACTCGCTGGTATCAAGCTGTGTGCCGCCATACGGAAAGAAGACCCGTTTGTTCCATTGATTATACAATCGTCCGAATCGGAGAACGTGTCGTACGCAGCCAAATACGATGCGGCTTTTATCGATAAGAATTCAAAGAAAATGGACGTAGACCTGCGCCGTATCGTATCGGACAATTTCGGTTTCGGCGACTTTATCTTCCGCAACCCCGACACACTGGAAGAGATTGCCCGCGTCAAGAATCTGAAAGAACTTCAGAATATCCTCTTTGCCGTACCGGCAGAATCGTTCCTCTATCATATCAGCCGCAACCATGTGAGCCGCTGGCTCTATTCACGCGCCATGTTTCCCATTGGCGAGTTCTTGAAACCTATTACGTGGAACAGTCTTCAGGATGTGGATGCCCACCGCAAAATCATCTTTGAAGCAATTGTAAAGTACCGCAAGATGAAAAACCAGGGTGTGGTAGCTGTTTTCAAACGCGACCGTTTCGACCGTTACTCGAACTTTGCCCGTATCGGCGACGGTTCACTGGGCGGCAAAGGCCGTGGCCTGGCATTCATTGACAACATGGTGAAACATCATCCGGAATTCGACGAATTTGAAAATGCCCGCGTTGCCATACCCAAAACGGTAGTACTGTGTACGGATGTGTTCGATGAATTCATGGAGACTAACAACCTGTATCAGATAGCCTTGTCCGATGCCGACGACGATGTGATTCTCCGCTACTTTCTGAAAGCCAAACTGCCCGACCGTCTGGTTGAGGACTTTTTCACTTTCTTCGATGTGGTAAAATCACCTATTGCCATCCGCTCTTCCTCACTATTGGAAGACTCGCATTACCAACCTTTCGCCGGTATATACAATACTTATATGATTCCTTATCTGGACGATAAGTATGAAATGCTCCGTATGCTCAGTGATGCAATCAAAGGAGTCTATGCTTCTGTATATTTCCGCGATTCAAAGGCTTATATGCAAGCCACAAGCAATGTCATCGACCAGGAGAAAATGGCCGTAATCCTGCAGGAAGTGGTCGGCAATCAGTATGGCGACCGTTATTACCCGTCCATGTCGGGCGTGGCGCGTTCGCTCAACTATTATCCTATCGGAGACGAAAAAGCTGAAGAGGGTATTGTCAACCTGGCACTCGGGCTGGGCAAATACATCGTAGACGGCGGTATGACTCTCCGGTTCTCTCCCTATCACCCCAACCAAGTTCTGCAAACCAGCGAAATGGAGATTGCGCTCAAAGAAACCCAAACACGTTTTTATGCACTCGACCTGCGTAACGCCGGACATGACTTCTCCATTGACGATGGTTTCAACCTATTGAAATTACACGTAAAAGAGGCCGAGAAAGACGGTGCTCTCAAATATATAGCTTCCACCTACGACCCTTACGACCAGATAATCCGTGACGGTTTATATCCGGGCGGGCGCAAGGTTATCACCTTCGCCAATATCTTGCAGCATGATGTATTTCCTCTGCCCCGCATTTTGCAATTGGCATTGAAATACGGACAGCAGGAAATGCGCCGTCCTGTAGAAATCGAATTTGCAGCTACCATGAACCGTGAAAAGGACAAGACCGGGACGTTCTACCTGTTGCAAATACGCCCGATTGTCGACAGCAAGGAAATGCTTGACGAGGACCTCACAGCCATTCCCGATGAAAAACTGCTGCTACGATCCAATAATTCATTAGGGCATGGCATAATGAATGAATTACAGGATGTAATTTATGTAAAGACCGACAACTACAGCGCTTCCCACAATCAGGAAATAGCCTGGGAGATAGAAAAATTGAACCAGCAATTTTTGGACGAGGGCAAGAACTATGTACTGATAGGGCCGGGACGTTGGGGCAGCAGTGATACCTGGCTCGGTATTCCCGTTAAATGGCCCCACATCAGTGCAGCGCGTATCATTGTAGAAGCAGGACTGACGAACTATCGTGTCGATCCTAGCCAGGGAACACACTTTTTTCAGAACCTGACTTCATTCGGAGTAGGCTATTTCACAATCAATGCTTTCATGAATGACGGTGTGTATAATCAAGACTTTCTGAATGCGCAACCTGCTGTATATGAGTCCAAATACCTGCGTCACGTGCACTTTGAACATCCTATAACCGCCAAAATGGACGGAAAGAAGAAACAGGGAGTAGTATTGCTACCCTCATGA
- a CDS encoding DUF4493 domain-containing protein, whose protein sequence is MGKKYTTFLTLFTVICITLTGCERENEQTANQGRLNLKLAVDTNVENMVTRATADEETLPDINDFSIAVLQNNNVQLTWNRYADFTDGTEIAAGNYTLKATYGNIETQGFEAPYYEGAKEFSIKKNESTNISVICYLANVKVTTEYTELFKKYFTDYTVNIRPAGSTDISFDKNETRAAYVKPGKISIYLSGSKQQGNKVTFEAATIENAKARQHYRLKFDVQAGGTELDVSFTDETERVPITIDISDDALNTQPPFFTPTGFESGVARELTEWTEPESPLSALLTARGGISKCVLTTRSPSLLSKGWPAEIDLVNPEPGMLTTLQDLGLELKGLSANVDKMAILDFTKVLVNISHSETDEENTFTLTATDKLSKVNKEPLVLKIKSLPNGFDVAKPMNAERGSTTILLTVILKGDISKVSYQYQAYGYWQPLVPTSIESDKDTHQVTITFKDGLQEPQQIKVIAGDKEKTVTVGIGESSCSLTAPEGDVWTKKATLYLVGDTEGTTEYLKTVKDITVKCRKASGDWFSPSQEKIKNAVEVSGLEPGTDYIFKAVIDGTNTITVKNEVSVKTEEALQIPNSGFEDWHTDSDTRWSAGTFGDFTHYFYYPYTKGATDIWWNTNNKYSQAWVVAPVQTTTCPAVIYVKDAKSGAKAAEIHTAGSGGGYSSTPVTMYPEGAKAGRLFIGTYNWSDKKETVTTGHLFTSRPYGMKFWYKYTPYQTDNFKVEIEIRSGNKVIAGGSYISEAASSADSEYQEAYINLDYQGNMEKATDIYVNILSTTKTSFGSDDLQKAGTIDLTDCATGWTTHLGSRLKIDDLELIYE, encoded by the coding sequence ATGGGTAAAAAATATACAACTTTTCTAACCCTGTTTACAGTAATATGTATTACATTGACCGGATGTGAGCGGGAGAATGAACAAACTGCAAACCAGGGCAGACTTAATCTGAAATTAGCAGTTGATACAAATGTAGAAAACATGGTAACACGTGCTACCGCTGATGAAGAGACATTACCCGACATCAACGACTTCTCAATTGCCGTTCTTCAAAATAATAATGTACAACTTACCTGGAACAGGTATGCCGACTTTACAGACGGAACGGAAATTGCAGCCGGCAACTATACACTAAAGGCCACTTATGGAAACATAGAAACCCAAGGTTTTGAAGCCCCTTACTACGAAGGAGCAAAAGAGTTCTCCATAAAAAAGAACGAAAGTACAAACATATCGGTCATATGTTATCTTGCCAATGTAAAAGTTACGACAGAATACACGGAACTTTTCAAAAAATATTTTACAGACTACACCGTAAACATACGCCCTGCCGGCAGTACGGACATCTCGTTCGACAAGAATGAAACAAGGGCCGCATACGTAAAGCCTGGCAAGATAAGCATTTACCTGTCAGGAAGCAAACAACAAGGAAACAAAGTCACATTTGAAGCCGCTACCATAGAGAATGCAAAGGCACGCCAGCATTACCGTCTGAAATTTGACGTACAAGCAGGGGGTACGGAATTGGATGTATCATTCACGGACGAAACGGAAAGAGTGCCGATAACCATAGATATTTCGGACGATGCCTTGAACACACAGCCACCGTTCTTTACGCCAACGGGGTTTGAATCGGGAGTTGCCCGGGAGTTAACGGAATGGACAGAACCCGAATCCCCTTTATCAGCCTTGCTGACGGCGCGTGGCGGAATATCCAAATGTGTCTTGACAACCCGCTCTCCTTCTCTGTTAAGCAAGGGATGGCCTGCCGAGATTGATCTGGTAAATCCGGAACCAGGCATGCTTACCACATTACAAGATTTGGGGCTGGAGTTAAAAGGATTAAGTGCCAATGTCGATAAAATGGCAATATTGGACTTCACAAAAGTACTGGTCAATATATCTCATTCGGAAACAGACGAAGAAAATACATTTACCTTGACCGCAACAGACAAATTGAGTAAAGTAAACAAAGAGCCATTGGTACTCAAAATCAAATCTCTGCCTAATGGTTTTGACGTAGCCAAGCCTATGAATGCCGAACGTGGAAGCACTACCATACTGCTGACCGTCATTTTGAAAGGGGACATATCCAAAGTCAGCTATCAATATCAGGCATACGGCTATTGGCAACCTTTAGTTCCTACAAGCATAGAGAGCGACAAAGATACGCACCAAGTAACCATCACGTTCAAAGACGGGTTACAGGAACCTCAACAGATAAAAGTAATTGCGGGAGATAAAGAAAAGACCGTGACAGTAGGAATCGGTGAATCATCCTGTTCCCTGACTGCTCCCGAAGGAGATGTATGGACTAAAAAAGCCACTCTCTATTTGGTTGGAGACACGGAGGGAACAACCGAATATCTGAAGACGGTTAAGGATATTACCGTAAAATGCAGAAAAGCGTCAGGAGACTGGTTTTCTCCATCACAAGAAAAAATAAAAAATGCGGTTGAGGTTAGCGGATTAGAGCCTGGCACCGATTACATATTTAAAGCCGTAATAGATGGAACCAATACAATTACCGTCAAGAATGAAGTATCCGTAAAAACCGAAGAAGCACTACAGATACCCAATTCCGGTTTTGAAGACTGGCATACAGATTCCGATACACGGTGGTCTGCTGGGACTTTTGGAGATTTCACCCACTATTTTTATTACCCTTATACTAAAGGTGCTACTGATATATGGTGGAATACAAACAACAAATATTCCCAAGCATGGGTTGTGGCACCGGTACAGACAACAACCTGTCCGGCCGTTATCTATGTAAAAGACGCAAAAAGCGGTGCTAAAGCAGCGGAGATTCACACAGCCGGTTCCGGCGGAGGATATTCGAGTACCCCTGTCACGATGTACCCCGAGGGAGCAAAAGCAGGACGCTTATTCATAGGGACCTATAATTGGAGTGACAAGAAAGAGACCGTAACAACTGGACATCTTTTCACCTCCCGACCCTACGGAATGAAATTCTGGTATAAATACACTCCCTATCAGACAGACAACTTTAAAGTTGAAATCGAGATACGCAGCGGGAATAAAGTCATAGCAGGCGGCTCGTACATATCAGAAGCCGCAAGTTCTGCAGACAGCGAATATCAGGAAGCATATATCAACCTCGACTACCAAGGAAATATGGAAAAAGCAACTGACATATATGTCAATATTCTATCAACAACCAAAACCTCTTTCGGCAGTGACGATTTACAGAAAGCCGGAACAATTGATTTGACAGATTGTGCAACAGGCTGGACCACCCATTTAGGCAGCCGCCTCAAAATAGACGATTTAGAACTTATATATGAATAA
- a CDS encoding DUF4493 domain-containing protein translates to MKKSNTLFTLAFFAILVFSSCEREQWGNAQKGPDDIDNRAEGQIGLSALKVSVDEKTATTVTRAGINTDNFIIRIYDMDKEGKMVQEWKCSEMPEIFTLKVSHYSITAMSHEVQPAEFEKPYYFSKQDFEITENTVTDLKELVCTLNNIKVRIAYDSELQKLLDEDSKVQVSVGEGRLEYAKDETRAGYFKSIGETNILIADLSATIQGEKVTMSKAFIDVLPGEERIIKYSMKQNSGGDGDNGEIGKVDIQIDATCEVVEKDITIAPGEEEPLPEPEPNPEPSPGTKPAITGKGFDITQSITIPPGVSTDNPYPVIVKIAVPEGIRNLEIGITSSSTDFANAISDLGLTDFDLANPGALIGILQNLGLPYGDKVTGKTDIDFDISGFTGLLVGFPGTHRFNLKVTDNKGNTASAILALIVN, encoded by the coding sequence ATGAAGAAATCAAACACCCTGTTTACTCTGGCATTCTTTGCTATTCTGGTATTCTCTTCATGCGAACGCGAGCAATGGGGAAACGCCCAAAAAGGTCCTGACGACATAGACAATCGTGCCGAAGGTCAAATAGGACTGTCTGCATTAAAAGTCTCCGTAGACGAGAAAACAGCTACTACAGTTACCCGTGCAGGAATCAATACCGACAATTTCATTATCCGCATTTACGATATGGATAAAGAAGGAAAAATGGTGCAAGAGTGGAAATGCAGCGAGATGCCCGAAATATTCACGCTAAAGGTAAGCCATTACAGTATCACAGCCATGTCTCACGAAGTACAACCGGCAGAGTTCGAAAAGCCCTATTACTTCTCCAAACAGGATTTTGAAATTACTGAAAATACGGTAACGGATCTTAAAGAACTGGTTTGTACCTTGAATAATATCAAGGTAAGAATAGCCTATGACAGCGAACTTCAAAAGCTGTTGGATGAAGACTCCAAAGTCCAGGTATCCGTCGGTGAAGGGCGTTTGGAATATGCAAAAGACGAAACACGTGCAGGATATTTCAAATCCATCGGTGAAACCAACATTCTGATTGCCGACCTCAGCGCAACCATTCAAGGAGAGAAAGTTACGATGTCCAAAGCCTTCATCGACGTCCTTCCCGGTGAAGAACGTATCATTAAATATTCGATGAAACAAAACAGCGGTGGTGACGGCGACAATGGAGAGATTGGAAAGGTCGACATCCAGATAGATGCAACATGTGAGGTTGTAGAGAAAGACATAACCATAGCCCCGGGAGAAGAAGAGCCGCTACCCGAACCCGAACCGAATCCCGAACCGAGTCCCGGAACCAAACCGGCAATCACCGGCAAAGGTTTCGATATTACCCAGAGCATAACCATACCACCCGGTGTCTCAACGGACAATCCCTATCCTGTAATTGTAAAAATAGCGGTACCGGAAGGTATCCGGAATTTAGAGATAGGAATAACTTCCAGCAGTACCGATTTTGCAAATGCCATTTCCGATTTGGGACTCACCGACTTTGACTTGGCAAACCCGGGAGCGTTAATCGGAATACTCCAGAACTTAGGTCTACCCTATGGGGATAAAGTTACCGGTAAAACCGATATTGACTTTGATATCAGTGGATTTACAGGATTATTGGTGGGCTTTCCCGGAACCCACAGATTCAATCTAAAGGTTACGGATAACAAAGGAAACACGGCATCCGCAATATTAGCCCTTATCGTAAATTAA
- a CDS encoding DUF4493 domain-containing protein, giving the protein MPKRYFKYYLTAITVISFIACSEKYTLNGEGMLHLKVGVTDQVKVTTRSMTDELQDSLQRHCTIDILNEKGTVRRYKGVNELPEALYLSAGSYTALVTAGDSVPASFETVYYKEERPFHINSGEVTNLELTCGIANTVVAVKYDEALSSVFQTYKVTVSTADGTLDYLPETKDSIGYYMLPAGNTKLQWHLEATMPNGKSYTKEGNIPDAQSAYRYDLSFNFIPTDYADGGGTVKVSVNANPIREITDEVQIYQRPIFRGENFDITSSAFYEVGMGTELSYTVTSTSVLNELSMYCEQFAQCGLPVRMNLMRLTEMERGRLEASGLSYKSEYNTGSDVGTMRVTFSDGLMKHITAKEGTYNIILHATDVRNRTNEGVLSISASDAVVLTKEVTEGDIWTSKAVLRGGLMKETSDPLIFRYRITGSSDWKEVEAVLNGKEMTAAITGLKVATTYEYVAVAGEKASSVVCRFTTEKATQLPNAGFEKWHGSKPTYVYESGGTMFWDTGNHGSQKAGTDITTADGSVKHGGSYSAKLESKFASMLGIGQFAAGNVFSGKYLATNMDGVVGNGVLGWGRPFESRPTALRGYVRYQSNTVNYDNSCEFIDKGDPDIGSIFIVLGNWPGETYGGETWPVIVRTNYKTPGSAQLFDVNSEYIIGYGEKDFTSSTEGEGMIEFNIPVEYRYTNRKPTAIIIVASSSKYGDYFSGGTGSTMWLDDFELVYE; this is encoded by the coding sequence ATGCCAAAGAGATACTTCAAATATTATCTGACAGCCATAACAGTGATTTCATTTATCGCCTGTTCGGAAAAGTACACCTTGAACGGAGAGGGAATGCTTCATTTGAAAGTAGGTGTAACCGACCAGGTGAAAGTTACAACCCGTTCTATGACCGATGAATTACAGGATTCTTTACAACGCCACTGTACAATCGACATCCTTAATGAAAAGGGAACCGTCCGCCGGTACAAAGGAGTAAACGAACTTCCGGAAGCGCTTTACCTCTCTGCCGGCAGCTACACAGCCCTTGTTACGGCAGGCGACTCAGTACCCGCTTCTTTCGAAACTGTATACTATAAAGAAGAACGTCCCTTCCACATTAACAGCGGCGAAGTTACCAACCTGGAGCTAACTTGCGGCATCGCCAATACGGTAGTTGCCGTAAAATATGATGAAGCATTGAGCTCCGTATTCCAAACCTATAAAGTTACGGTATCCACTGCAGACGGTACTTTAGATTATCTTCCCGAAACCAAAGACTCCATCGGCTACTACATGCTGCCGGCGGGCAATACTAAGCTGCAATGGCATCTGGAAGCAACCATGCCCAACGGAAAAAGCTATACAAAAGAAGGAAACATTCCGGATGCGCAATCCGCCTATCGCTACGACTTGTCCTTCAACTTCATACCGACAGACTACGCAGACGGTGGCGGTACGGTAAAAGTCAGTGTCAACGCCAATCCGATAAGAGAAATAACCGATGAAGTACAGATTTATCAACGACCTATCTTCCGCGGCGAAAACTTCGATATAACCTCTTCCGCATTCTATGAAGTAGGCATGGGAACGGAATTATCGTATACCGTAACAAGTACATCCGTACTCAATGAACTGTCCATGTACTGCGAACAATTCGCACAATGCGGACTTCCCGTCCGGATGAACCTCATGAGACTGACGGAAATGGAAAGGGGGCGTTTGGAAGCTTCCGGTCTGTCATACAAATCCGAATACAATACCGGCAGCGATGTCGGTACGATGCGTGTGACGTTTTCAGACGGTTTAATGAAACATATCACAGCAAAAGAAGGGACTTATAACATAATATTACATGCTACCGATGTCCGCAACCGCACCAATGAAGGGGTATTATCCATATCCGCTTCCGATGCAGTGGTGCTGACCAAAGAGGTTACAGAAGGTGACATATGGACATCGAAAGCAGTCTTGCGGGGCGGTCTGATGAAAGAAACATCCGATCCCTTGATATTCCGTTACCGGATAACCGGCTCATCCGACTGGAAGGAAGTGGAAGCTGTGTTGAACGGTAAAGAAATGACAGCTGCCATCACCGGTCTGAAAGTGGCTACCACCTATGAATATGTAGCGGTTGCCGGAGAAAAGGCATCTTCCGTGGTTTGCAGATTCACTACGGAGAAAGCCACCCAACTTCCCAATGCCGGGTTTGAGAAGTGGCATGGTTCCAAGCCGACCTATGTATACGAATCCGGCGGAACGATGTTCTGGGATACCGGCAACCACGGTTCACAAAAGGCCGGAACGGATATAACCACCGCGGACGGTTCTGTAAAGCATGGCGGTAGCTACTCAGCCAAACTGGAATCCAAATTCGCCAGCATGTTAGGCATCGGGCAGTTTGCGGCTGGCAATGTATTTTCCGGCAAATACCTGGCTACCAATATGGATGGTGTCGTAGGTAATGGTGTACTGGGTTGGGGACGTCCGTTCGAATCTCGTCCTACGGCATTGCGCGGATATGTCCGCTACCAATCCAATACCGTGAACTACGACAACAGTTGCGAATTTATCGACAAAGGCGATCCGGATATAGGAAGCATCTTTATCGTATTGGGCAACTGGCCCGGCGAAACATACGGCGGAGAGACATGGCCTGTAATAGTCAGAACCAACTATAAGACTCCGGGCAGCGCACAACTGTTCGATGTCAACAGCGAGTATATCATAGGTTATGGTGAAAAGGACTTCACATCTTCGACAGAAGGAGAAGGAATGATTGAATTCAACATTCCGGTAGAGTACCGTTATACCAACCGGAAGCCGACAGCTATCATCATCGTAGCCTCATCCAGTAAGTACGGCGATTATTTCAGCGGTGGAACAGGAAGTACGATGTGGCTCGACGACTTCGAATTAGTTTATGAATAA
- a CDS encoding PCMD domain-containing protein — protein sequence MKKIKIYATGLFLILAGLLSSCIENNVPYPIIKLDITALEVEGETTGAVISTENRTVTVTLADTVNMKKVYIRKVEMTEGARSILRPDTTFDLTNPQTVILSLYQDYPWKIIAKQPIDRRFVVEGQIGEAIFYVNEKERRAIAYVSKEQDLSKIKIKELKLGPTGSTIHGYDGNATVMNFTGGQPQIVIVTYRDILEDWTLNVFETDAVKITSADGWVNVAWLYGEGLEGEDNGFEIREATSEEWQKVDASYMITTGGSFSARIPHLKASTAYVCRAYSGTSISTEKTFTTTAAIELPNASFDYWSMDGKVANPWEENSTPFWDTGNIGVTTASQSNSTPTDDTAAGSGKAARLESKNVIVKFAAGNLFTGKFIKVDGTNGILNFGQPFTGRPTKLKGYYKYTTAPVTDLPAEGSQDYTRFQNYKGKPDTCAIYIALGDWTEPIEIRTRPTNRKLFDKNDEHIIAYAEMYSGTTVTEYKKFELNLDYRVTNRVPTYIVIVCSASKYGDYFVGGRGSTLHVDEFSLDYDY from the coding sequence ATGAAGAAAATAAAAATATATGCAACCGGACTGTTCCTGATATTGGCAGGGCTGCTGAGCTCCTGCATAGAGAACAATGTACCCTATCCCATTATAAAGCTCGACATTACCGCGCTCGAAGTAGAGGGGGAAACTACAGGAGCAGTTATCAGTACGGAGAACCGTACAGTGACAGTGACCCTTGCCGATACCGTAAATATGAAGAAAGTATATATCAGGAAAGTGGAAATGACGGAAGGTGCAAGAAGCATCTTACGTCCGGACACGACTTTCGACCTGACCAATCCTCAAACAGTTATCCTGTCCCTCTACCAGGATTATCCGTGGAAAATCATAGCCAAACAGCCGATCGACCGCCGTTTTGTTGTAGAAGGCCAAATCGGTGAGGCCATTTTCTATGTAAACGAAAAAGAGAGAAGAGCCATTGCCTATGTAAGCAAAGAGCAGGATTTGTCCAAAATTAAAATCAAAGAACTAAAGTTAGGACCTACCGGCTCCACCATACACGGATACGACGGCAACGCCACGGTAATGAACTTTACAGGCGGACAACCGCAAATCGTAATCGTCACTTACCGGGATATACTGGAAGACTGGACACTCAATGTGTTCGAAACAGATGCTGTCAAGATAACATCGGCAGACGGTTGGGTCAATGTAGCCTGGCTGTATGGAGAGGGGCTTGAAGGCGAAGACAACGGCTTCGAAATACGTGAGGCAACCTCTGAAGAGTGGCAGAAAGTAGATGCTTCCTATATGATAACGACCGGTGGCAGTTTCTCGGCCCGCATTCCTCACCTGAAAGCATCGACCGCCTATGTCTGCCGTGCATATTCGGGAACTTCCATAAGTACGGAAAAGACCTTCACCACTACAGCGGCAATAGAACTGCCCAATGCTTCTTTCGATTATTGGAGCATGGATGGCAAAGTGGCAAACCCCTGGGAAGAAAATAGTACGCCATTTTGGGATACCGGCAATATAGGCGTTACCACAGCCAGTCAGAGCAATTCCACCCCCACCGATGACACCGCTGCCGGAAGCGGCAAAGCAGCCAGGCTGGAATCGAAGAATGTAATCGTGAAATTTGCTGCCGGCAACCTGTTTACGGGAAAATTCATCAAGGTGGACGGTACAAACGGTATTTTGAACTTCGGCCAGCCATTTACAGGCCGCCCGACAAAATTGAAAGGATACTACAAATATACCACCGCACCTGTCACAGACCTGCCAGCCGAAGGTAGTCAGGACTATACGCGTTTCCAAAATTACAAGGGAAAGCCCGATACATGTGCCATATACATCGCTTTGGGCGATTGGACGGAACCGATAGAGATACGCACCCGCCCTACCAACAGAAAGCTGTTTGACAAAAACGACGAGCATATCATCGCCTATGCCGAAATGTACAGCGGAACAACAGTAACGGAATACAAAAAGTTCGAATTGAACCTGGACTACCGTGTTACTAACCGTGTACCAACCTACATTGTCATCGTATGCTCGGCAAGTAAATATGGCGACTACTTCGTAGGGGGCAGAGGAAGCACACTTCACGTAGATGAGTTTAGTTTGGATTATGACTATTGA